One genomic region from Bufo bufo chromosome 3, aBufBuf1.1, whole genome shotgun sequence encodes:
- the LOC120993684 gene encoding putative claudin-24, translated as MEVVLCFTELAGLLLSLTGYVCCLVVLFIPQWLTFSSGILINEYYLLGLWQTCVVQDVGFSVCQEYQTPSHLPVLIQTGRVLVCLSVLIGALGFMVSTPALTCVKCLDSTEGHVKKMLNILGGLLFSLAGTLTFFTVSYFAYDTLIKFWDQNIPKDIPRWEFGNAMYTGWVGGFFLLSGGCVLIFSQFQVTQEAELKWL; from the coding sequence ATGGAGGTAGTACTCTGCTTCACCGAACTTGCAGGCCTTCTCCTGTCCCTCACTGGTTATGTGTGCTGCCTGGTGGTCTTATtcattcctcagtggttgactTTTTCTTCAGGCATTCTCATCAACGAATATTACCTGCTTGGCTTGTGGCAAACATGCGTTGTTCAAGATGTGGGGTTTAGTGTTTGTCAAGAATATCAGACCCCAAGCCATCTTCCAGTCCTAATCCAAACGGGCCGGGTtcttgtgtgtctgtctgtcttgaTTGGGGCTTTAGGATTTATGGTCTCCACACCTGCACTGACCTGTGTGAAATGTCTCGACAGCACAGAAGGACATGTCAAAAAGATGCTGAACATACTTGGAGGACTCCTCTTTTCACTGGCAGGTACACTGACTTTCTTCACTGTGTCCTACTTTGCTTATGACACATTGATCAAATTTTGGGACCAAAATATCCCTAAAGACATTCCCCGATGGGAGTTTGGGAATGCAATGTACACTGGCTGGGTTGGTGGATTCTTCCTATTATCTGGTGGATGTGTCCTCATCTTCTCACAATTTCAGGTCACACAGGAAGCTGAATTAAAATGGCTTTAA